In the genome of Hyphomicrobiales bacterium, one region contains:
- a CDS encoding penicillin-binding protein 1A: MLVRFIGYLFAATVIVGLSGAAAVAYVVWYVSQDLPNYDALAKYEPPVTTRLHAADGRLLAEYARERRLYLPIDTIPDLVIHAFLSAEDKNFYEHSGLDYQGIIRAVFTNINNLRAGRRPVGASTITQQVAKNFLLSSEISYERKLKEALLAMKIERAYSKDQILELYLNEIYLGFGTYGVAAASLIYFDKSVGELTLPEAAYLAALPKAPNNYHPYRFPDRAVERRNWVIDRMIENGHVSVEEGEAAKESPIEVTLRPPGAHSFAADYFAEAVRRKIYAMYGEEKLYEGGLSVRTTLDPKLQVMARKALVGGLVAFDRERGWRGPVTHIELGEDWGAPLGGVEALAGIAPWRLAMVLSADKEKAVLGLQPPRDPSGELSSARATIELPLGGVEWARAAQEGGGLGKKVTAVDAVLSVGDVVYVAPAEPKADPEARDKDKEASPGWELMQVPEVEGAIVVMDPHTGRVNALVGGFSYAESEFNRATQALRQPGSAFKPIVYSAALDNGYTPSSVVLDAPIEIDPGAGQDVWKPQNYGGDFYGPSTLRLGVEKSRNVMTVRLAQDMGMPLIAEYARRFGVYDGLLPVLAMALGAGETTVLKLTAAYAMIDNGGRQITPTLIDRIQDRWGRTIYRHDDRVCNDCDADSWHNQDEPQLPDNRLQIVDPKTAYQVTSILEGVVQRGTGTTVKAVGKPLAGKTGTTNDERDAWFVGFSPDLVAGVFVGYDTPRPMGRGATGGHVAAPIFRDFMKMALADKPAVPFRVPPGIEMYRINAQTGLMARPGDEKVIMEAFKPGTHPPDSTAIIGYSDDQGRALTVDPAADRAVSSGTGGLY, from the coding sequence ATGCTGGTTCGCTTCATAGGCTATCTCTTCGCCGCCACCGTCATTGTCGGCTTGTCGGGCGCTGCCGCGGTCGCCTATGTCGTCTGGTATGTCTCCCAGGACCTGCCCAACTACGACGCGCTGGCCAAATACGAGCCGCCGGTGACCACCCGCCTGCACGCCGCCGATGGCCGGCTGTTGGCGGAGTATGCGCGCGAGCGGCGCCTTTACCTGCCGATCGACACCATCCCCGACCTGGTGATCCACGCCTTCCTGTCGGCGGAGGACAAGAACTTTTACGAGCATAGCGGGCTCGACTATCAGGGCATCATTCGCGCCGTCTTCACCAACATCAACAATTTGCGCGCCGGCCGGCGGCCCGTCGGCGCCTCGACCATCACCCAGCAGGTGGCCAAGAACTTCCTGCTTTCGAGCGAGATCAGCTACGAGCGCAAGCTCAAGGAGGCGCTCTTGGCGATGAAGATCGAGCGCGCTTATTCCAAGGACCAGATCCTCGAGCTGTATCTGAACGAGATCTATCTCGGCTTCGGCACCTATGGGGTTGCGGCCGCCTCGCTCATCTATTTCGACAAGTCGGTGGGCGAGCTGACGCTGCCCGAGGCCGCCTATCTCGCGGCCCTTCCCAAGGCGCCGAACAATTATCATCCTTACCGCTTTCCGGACCGTGCCGTGGAGCGGCGCAACTGGGTCATCGACCGGATGATCGAGAACGGCCATGTCAGCGTCGAGGAGGGGGAGGCGGCCAAGGAAAGCCCGATCGAGGTGACCCTGCGCCCGCCCGGCGCGCACAGCTTCGCCGCCGACTATTTCGCCGAGGCGGTGCGCCGCAAGATCTACGCCATGTACGGCGAGGAGAAGCTCTATGAGGGCGGCCTTTCGGTGCGCACGACGCTCGACCCCAAGCTCCAGGTCATGGCCCGCAAGGCCTTGGTCGGCGGGCTCGTCGCCTTCGATCGCGAGCGCGGCTGGCGCGGGCCGGTGACGCATATCGAGCTCGGCGAGGATTGGGGTGCGCCGCTCGGCGGCGTCGAGGCGCTGGCCGGCATTGCGCCTTGGCGGCTCGCCATGGTGCTCAGCGCCGACAAGGAAAAGGCGGTGCTCGGCCTGCAGCCGCCGCGCGACCCTTCCGGCGAGTTGTCGAGCGCGCGCGCGACCATCGAGCTTCCTCTCGGCGGCGTCGAATGGGCGCGCGCGGCCCAGGAGGGCGGCGGCCTCGGCAAGAAAGTCACGGCGGTCGATGCGGTGCTCTCGGTCGGCGACGTGGTCTATGTCGCACCGGCCGAGCCCAAGGCCGACCCCGAAGCGAGGGACAAGGACAAGGAGGCAAGCCCCGGCTGGGAGCTGATGCAGGTTCCGGAGGTCGAGGGGGCCATCGTCGTCATGGACCCGCACACCGGCCGCGTCAACGCGCTGGTCGGCGGATTTTCCTACGCCGAGAGTGAGTTCAACCGCGCCACCCAAGCGCTGCGCCAGCCCGGTTCCGCCTTCAAGCCGATCGTCTATTCGGCCGCGCTGGACAATGGCTACACGCCGTCGAGCGTGGTCCTGGACGCGCCGATCGAGATCGATCCCGGGGCCGGCCAGGATGTCTGGAAACCGCAGAACTATGGCGGGGATTTCTACGGCCCCTCGACCTTGCGGCTGGGCGTCGAGAAGTCGCGCAACGTGATGACGGTGCGGCTGGCGCAGGATATGGGCATGCCGCTGATCGCCGAATATGCCCGCCGTTTCGGCGTGTACGACGGTCTGCTGCCGGTTCTGGCGATGGCGCTGGGCGCCGGCGAAACGACGGTGCTGAAGCTCACCGCCGCCTACGCCATGATCGACAATGGCGGCCGCCAGATCACGCCGACGCTGATCGACCGCATTCAGGACCGCTGGGGGCGGACGATCTACCGCCATGACGATCGGGTCTGCAACGACTGCGACGCGGACAGCTGGCACAATCAGGACGAGCCGCAACTGCCCGACAACCGGCTGCAGATCGTCGATCCGAAGACCGCCTATCAGGTCACCTCGATCCTCGAGGGCGTGGTGCAGCGGGGCACCGGAACCACGGTGAAAGCCGTCGGCAAGCCGCTCGCCGGCAAGACCGGCACAACCAATGATGAGCGCGACGCCTGGTTCGTCGGCTTTTCGCCCGACTTGGTGGCCGGCGTCTTCGTCGGCTACGACACGCCACGCCCGATGGGCCGTGGCGCCACCGGCGGCCACGTGGCGGCGCCGATCTTCCGCGACTTCATGAAAATGGCGCTGGCCGACAAGCCGGCGGTGCCGTTCCGCGTGCCGCCGGGAATCGAGATGTACCGCATCAACGCCCAGACCGGCCTGATGGCCCGGCCCGGCGACGAGAAGGTGATCATGGAGGCCTTCAAGCCGGGCACCCATCCGCCCGATTCGACCGCGATCATCGGCTATTCCGACGATCAGGGCCGGGCGCTGACGGTCGATCCGGCCGCCGACCGGGCAGTCTCCTCCGGCACCGGCGGGCTTTATTAA